A section of the Rhodobacteraceae bacterium M382 genome encodes:
- a CDS encoding DUF167 domain-containing protein: protein MGKPKKKDLPDLSELACKGTEIHLRVTPRAARNAIVRDGSVLRVSVTVVPENGKANEAVQSLLATAMGVARSDLELKRGQTARDKLFVYVGASRS, encoded by the coding sequence ATGGGTAAGCCAAAGAAGAAAGACCTGCCGGATCTGTCGGAACTGGCCTGCAAGGGCACTGAAATTCACCTGCGCGTGACGCCGCGGGCGGCGCGCAATGCCATCGTGCGTGACGGGTCGGTTTTGCGGGTCTCAGTCACTGTTGTGCCTGAGAACGGCAAGGCCAATGAGGCAGTGCAGTCGCTGCTGGCCACCGCCATGGGCGTGGCCCGATCTGATCTCGAGCTGAAACGCGGGCAGACCGCGCGGGACAAGCTGTTTGTCTACGTCGGGGCCTCACGCAGCTGA
- a CDS encoding M48 family metallopeptidase, producing MRKVLMMLMVMAGCDVAVEPGPAPQPLPARAQSSGPTLSTSAAISAFSAASRQVEPVAESLCAQRTSGMNCDFQIRLDRDPKLPPNAYQSLDKQGRPTITFTHAMMSSFRNTDEIAFVMSHEAAHHIRGHLQRGARDATVGALVLAGVAAAAGASTSTILDAQQLGAVVGSRSYSKNYELEADELGTIITARSGYSPRKGVEYFYRLPDPGDRFLGSHPPNSDRITVVQRTIQANGLN from the coding sequence ATGCGCAAAGTTCTGATGATGCTGATGGTTATGGCCGGATGTGACGTTGCTGTGGAACCTGGCCCGGCACCGCAACCTTTGCCTGCGCGGGCCCAGAGCAGCGGCCCGACCTTGTCCACATCGGCCGCGATTTCGGCCTTTTCAGCGGCGTCGCGCCAGGTGGAACCCGTGGCCGAAAGCCTGTGTGCACAACGCACCAGCGGCATGAATTGTGATTTTCAGATCCGGCTGGACCGAGACCCAAAGCTGCCGCCAAATGCCTATCAGAGCCTGGACAAACAGGGGCGCCCGACCATCACCTTTACCCATGCGATGATGTCCAGCTTTCGCAACACGGACGAGATCGCATTTGTGATGTCCCACGAAGCCGCGCACCACATTCGTGGTCATTTGCAGCGCGGTGCACGGGACGCAACCGTCGGCGCATTGGTTCTGGCCGGTGTTGCGGCTGCGGCTGGGGCCAGCACGTCAACAATTCTGGATGCACAGCAGTTGGGGGCGGTGGTTGGCTCGCGCAGCTATTCCAAGAATTACGAACTGGAAGCTGACGAGTTGGGAACAATCATCACCGCCCGCTCCGGCTATAGCCCGCGCAAGGGTGTTGAATATTTCTATCGCCTTCCGGATCCGGGTGATCGGTTTCTGGGGTCACACCCGCCCAATAGCGATCGGATCACGGTTGTTCAGCGCACCATCCAGGCCAACGGGTTGAATTGA
- a CDS encoding EI24 domain-containing protein yields the protein MILSSFLKALGQIGDPRFRRVLFLGIGLTFALLIAAYAGFLILINWFVGADATLPVLGEVHWLGDLLSISSFIFMIILSVFLMVPVASAITSMFLDEVAQAVEDKHYPSLPQAQKVPFGDALRDTVNFLGVLIGANLLAFILYAFLAPLALFIFWGLNGFLLGREYFTLAAMRRLGRPGARKLRSQHAGKIWIAGILMAIPLSVPLLNLVIPILGAATFTHIFHAVNGRNSER from the coding sequence ATGATCCTTTCGTCCTTTCTCAAAGCTCTGGGCCAGATCGGTGACCCGCGATTCCGTAGGGTTCTGTTTTTGGGAATCGGACTGACATTTGCTTTGCTGATCGCAGCTTATGCCGGGTTTCTGATCCTGATAAATTGGTTTGTCGGCGCTGATGCGACGTTGCCGGTTTTGGGAGAAGTGCATTGGCTGGGCGATTTGCTGAGCATTTCCTCCTTTATCTTCATGATTATCCTGTCAGTTTTTCTGATGGTCCCGGTCGCGTCGGCAATTACGTCGATGTTTTTGGATGAGGTGGCGCAAGCGGTAGAAGACAAACATTATCCCAGCCTGCCCCAGGCGCAAAAGGTGCCCTTTGGCGACGCATTGCGCGATACGGTGAACTTTCTGGGGGTTCTGATCGGAGCCAATCTGTTGGCCTTTATCCTCTATGCCTTTCTTGCACCATTGGCGCTGTTCATCTTTTGGGGGCTGAACGGGTTTCTGTTGGGGCGGGAGTATTTCACACTTGCGGCCATGCGCAGACTGGGCCGTCCCGGTGCCCGCAAATTGCGCAGCCAGCACGCGGGCAAGATCTGGATCGCCGGCATCCTGATGGCGATCCCGCTGTCTGTGCCGCTGTTGAACCTGGTGATCCCGATCCTGGGCGCGGCCACATTCACCCATATTTTCCACGCTGTGAATGGAAGAAACTCGGAACGCTGA
- a CDS encoding CDGSH iron-sulfur domain-containing protein, which produces MSDAPIICQKAPYPVEVTEGKSYFWCACGKSSKQPFCDGSHKGSDFAPVKFTAEADKKMFFCGCKHSGKSPLCDGSHSKL; this is translated from the coding sequence ATGTCCGACGCCCCCATCATCTGCCAAAAAGCCCCCTATCCGGTCGAAGTGACCGAAGGAAAATCCTATTTCTGGTGCGCCTGCGGCAAATCCTCGAAACAGCCGTTTTGCGATGGATCGCACAAAGGCTCAGACTTCGCCCCCGTCAAATTCACTGCCGAGGCAGACAAAAAGATGTTTTTCTGCGGGTGCAAACATTCCGGCAAAAGCCCGCTGTGCGACGGATCCCACTCCAAACTCTGA
- a CDS encoding nitroreductase family protein gives MPDRNQAALDFLLSRRSRPAKTLVAPAPTRADLDLILTAAARSPDHGKLEPWRFIVIQQGAMARLSDLTRARGAALGKTEEDIAKGCSQFDQGLLAVAVIETQIPSPKIPAIEQTYSAGAVCLALLNAALASGWGANWLSGWISHDRAFCEQGLDLAEHERIAGFVHIATEGTRPPERPRPNLEEITQWVSE, from the coding sequence ATGCCTGATCGCAACCAAGCCGCTCTGGATTTTCTGTTGTCACGCCGGTCCCGCCCCGCCAAAACTCTGGTCGCCCCGGCACCAACCCGCGCGGATCTGGACCTTATATTGACCGCCGCAGCCCGCAGCCCGGACCATGGCAAGCTGGAACCCTGGCGATTCATTGTCATCCAACAGGGTGCAATGGCGCGCCTGTCGGATCTGACCCGCGCACGCGGCGCGGCTTTGGGCAAAACCGAAGAGGATATTGCCAAGGGCTGTTCGCAATTCGATCAGGGCCTGTTGGCAGTGGCCGTCATCGAAACCCAAATCCCGTCGCCCAAGATCCCAGCCATTGAACAGACCTATTCCGCCGGCGCGGTCTGTCTGGCGCTTTTGAATGCGGCTCTGGCCTCGGGGTGGGGCGCGAATTGGCTATCCGGTTGGATTTCACATGATCGCGCATTCTGTGAACAGGGGCTGGATCTGGCCGAACACGAACGCATCGCCGGTTTCGTCCACATCGCCACCGAAGGCACCCGCCCACCCGAACGTCCCCGCCCGAATCTCGAGGAGATCACCCAATGGGTTTCGGAATGA
- the rimO gene encoding 30S ribosomal protein S12 methylthiotransferase RimO codes for MTTNPPNLRPDIAPSLQLRDAPRPDQPTLGMVSLGCPKALVDSERILTRLRAEGYGISPDYAGADAVIVNTCGFLDSAKAESLDAIGEALKENGKVIVTGCLGAEPDYIREHHPRILAVTGPHQYEQVLDAVHAAVPPDPDPFVDLLPATGVSLTPRHFSYLKISEGCNHKCKFCIIPDMRGLLASRPAHAVLREAEKLVEAGVRELLVISQDTSAYGLDRRYDLNPWKDGEVRSHITDLARELGKLGPASDLWVRLHYVYPYPHVRELIPLMADPDNAVLPYLDIPFQHSHPDVLKRMARPAASAKTLDEIAAWRATCPDITLRSTFIVGYPGETESEFQHLLDWMDEAQLDRVGCFQYENVDGARSNALPDHVPAEVKQERWDRFMEKAQAISEAKLEAKVGQTMDVIVDDIDEDGVATCRTKADAPEIDGNLFIDEGVEGLSVGDIVTVEVDEAGEYDLWGRQK; via the coding sequence ATGACCACGAACCCGCCCAACCTGCGCCCCGATATCGCCCCCAGCCTGCAACTGCGCGACGCCCCGCGCCCGGATCAGCCGACTCTGGGCATGGTCTCCCTGGGCTGTCCCAAAGCATTGGTGGATAGCGAACGCATCCTGACCCGGCTGCGCGCCGAAGGATATGGGATCTCGCCCGACTATGCCGGTGCCGATGCGGTGATCGTGAACACCTGCGGGTTTCTCGACAGCGCCAAGGCCGAAAGCCTCGATGCCATTGGCGAGGCGCTCAAGGAAAACGGCAAGGTTATTGTGACGGGATGTCTGGGGGCCGAACCGGATTACATCCGTGAACACCACCCGCGCATTCTGGCCGTCACCGGCCCGCATCAATACGAACAGGTGCTGGACGCGGTGCACGCCGCCGTGCCGCCCGATCCGGACCCGTTTGTCGATCTGCTGCCCGCAACTGGTGTCAGCCTGACACCGCGCCACTTCTCCTATCTAAAGATTTCAGAGGGTTGCAACCACAAGTGCAAGTTCTGCATCATCCCCGACATGCGTGGCCTGTTGGCATCGCGCCCCGCCCATGCGGTGCTGCGCGAGGCCGAAAAGCTGGTCGAAGCAGGCGTGCGTGAACTGTTGGTGATTTCCCAGGACACCTCTGCCTATGGGCTGGATCGCAGATACGATCTGAACCCGTGGAAAGACGGAGAGGTCCGTTCCCACATCACCGATCTGGCGCGCGAGCTGGGTAAATTGGGCCCAGCCAGCGACCTTTGGGTGCGGCTGCACTATGTCTATCCCTATCCCCATGTGCGCGAGCTGATCCCGCTGATGGCGGACCCGGACAATGCGGTGCTGCCCTATCTGGACATCCCGTTCCAGCATTCGCACCCGGATGTTCTGAAACGCATGGCCCGCCCTGCGGCCTCGGCCAAAACGCTGGACGAAATCGCCGCCTGGCGCGCCACCTGCCCCGATATCACCCTGCGTTCGACGTTTATTGTCGGCTATCCGGGCGAAACCGAATCTGAATTCCAGCACCTGTTGGATTGGATGGACGAGGCCCAATTGGATCGCGTTGGCTGTTTTCAATACGAAAACGTCGATGGTGCCCGCTCAAATGCCCTGCCCGACCATGTCCCGGCCGAGGTCAAACAAGAGCGTTGGGACCGGTTCATGGAAAAGGCCCAGGCCATCTCCGAAGCCAAGCTGGAAGCCAAAGTCGGTCAGACCATGGATGTGATTGTGGATGACATCGACGAAGATGGGGTAGCCACCTGCCGCACCAAAGCCGACGCGCCCGAGATCGACGGAAACCTGTTTATTGATGAGGGGGTTGAAGGGTTGAGCGTTGGAGATATTGTGACCGTTGAAGTTGACGAGGCCGGGGAGTATGATTTGTGGGGTCGCCAAAAGTAG
- a CDS encoding DUF1467 family protein — translation MSITSGLVLFSVIWFLTFLVVIPIRLQTQGDLGKIEPGTHAGAPEHHHLKKKAWITTAISFVLWIVIVGIILSGWITIRDFDWLGRMD, via the coding sequence ATGTCCATCACATCAGGTCTGGTCCTGTTCTCTGTCATCTGGTTCCTGACCTTTCTGGTCGTGATACCCATTCGCCTGCAGACACAGGGCGACCTGGGCAAGATCGAGCCCGGAACCCATGCGGGTGCGCCCGAGCATCACCACCTGAAGAAGAAAGCCTGGATTACCACAGCCATTTCCTTTGTTCTGTGGATCGTCATTGTCGGGATCATCCTGTCGGGATGGATTACGATACGGGATTTTGACTGGCTGGGCCGGATGGACTGA
- a CDS encoding YigZ family protein produces MGKPASLTRLGVILTDRGSRYAVTGARVTSRAEIDAVLAELKSDRAYAKATHNTWAAVLPNGALKADDGESGASMVILRMLEREDMKDHIIIVTRWYGGKKLGGDRFRRVQDCVRAYLDQREPTTHG; encoded by the coding sequence ATGGGTAAACCGGCTTCTCTCACCCGATTGGGAGTCATCCTGACAGACCGGGGATCCCGCTATGCCGTGACCGGGGCCAGGGTGACAAGCCGTGCAGAAATTGATGCGGTTCTGGCCGAACTGAAATCGGACCGCGCCTATGCCAAGGCCACGCATAATACCTGGGCTGCAGTCCTGCCCAATGGTGCGCTCAAGGCGGATGACGGTGAAAGTGGCGCGTCGATGGTGATCCTGCGGATGCTCGAACGTGAAGACATGAAGGATCACATTATCATCGTAACACGATGGTATGGTGGTAAAAAATTAGGAGGAGATCGGTTCAGGCGCGTGCAGGATTGTGTGCGGGCCTATCTGGATCAAAGAGAGCCGACCACCCACGGTTGA
- a CDS encoding diacylglycerol kinase translates to MLYFLKRLRSRVIWSLAGCMDAWRNEHSFRSWVWANLVSGGLAFVLPLESGERALILALGILVLAAELFNTAIERAVDYISEEHHPLAGRAKDAGSGAVMLTAIAAGVAWVVVLVGLV, encoded by the coding sequence ATGCTGTATTTTCTCAAACGTCTGCGCTCCCGCGTGATCTGGAGCTTGGCCGGATGCATGGACGCCTGGCGCAATGAACATTCTTTTCGCAGCTGGGTCTGGGCCAATCTGGTGTCGGGCGGGTTGGCATTCGTGCTGCCATTAGAGAGCGGGGAGCGTGCCCTGATCCTGGCGCTGGGGATACTGGTGCTGGCCGCCGAGCTGTTCAACACCGCGATTGAGCGGGCGGTGGATTACATTTCCGAGGAACATCACCCGCTTGCAGGCCGCGCCAAGGACGCCGGGTCGGGAGCGGTCATGCTTACCGCGATTGCCGCAGGGGTGGCTTGGGTGGTGGTGTTGGTGGGGTTGGTGTGA